A genomic window from Plasmodium chabaudi chabaudi strain AS genome assembly, chromosome: 8 includes:
- a CDS encoding elongation factor Tu, putative — MSNRKGGRKLLYDDDYEDDYEDDYDYYDDENYAEYGHKENVSSGQNKNDNKCKNQNNSISVKNTKKKEKSNNKNEINIVMKTDRDEKNENNLKYIMLDTLNILVLGHIDAGKSTLIGALLYNLNYVNDQMLKKYEQIRESSKYTYILDEEEDERERNITLFNKRKEFFIFYTNNDISQSFYDTMNNKKSCENIYIDKKIFEDLYKRNVIHKDIVCFRKVNIFDTPGHSELVNNLHACSFFADCAILVVDANNIYNKKNDETYRNVSILKSVGISNIIIVINKIDLFNYDEQIFNDICKTIKTYFECTKNDSIYEFVCDNNFYLQEKSSQNLVNKTKFFERNLIFIPISAYKNENIVKFEKSNIPLFNKNYSLYDEIKFINLKRDMFLLKVCHEHLSNPKTCQQMRYYNFIHNDSNTKLDNLNAFLFANNIFYNHRKDKSEISLNPVKKSLNENNTFLGIIQDYTESNNMIKASIKILNGFLKIKNNYTILPFKEKIIIKNIEKKNSLFKYININDLCDYLLSMKDLNFMENISLDLPNSTTTLNGQTEGKDKHVHNTNDSFQNNFFNFIKILSEIAKNCTVNERVNINDDIVDNVLIKIDENKVMNGSLLASNTTTDIEMNCPYTINNIFTYNKLKALIKMNDIKIPLIIGRNYLFYSLNYSHNVTIKNVYYVYKTKDSSNSYTIPNSKLKLDCNEQISTQIGDLKNYKKKKNTIFYEKTENKKCCLRSYDIGIVEIQINNNTSVCTQYFRNELQYFITSDGLFFNAYDFLSFSISPLSRFILSEENKIVASGLVLK, encoded by the coding sequence ATGAGTAATAGAAAGGGGGGGAGAAAACTTTTGTATGACGACGATTACGAAGACGATTATGAAGATGACTATGATTATTATGATGACGAAAATTATGCAGAATATGGGCACAAAGAAAATGTAAGTAGtggacaaaataaaaatgataacaaATGCAAAAATCAGAACAATAGCATTTctgtaaaaaatacaaaaaagaaagaaaaatcaaacaataaaaatgagaTAAACATTGTGATGAAAACGGATcgagatgaaaaaaatgaaaataatttgaaatatataatgcttGATACGTTGAACATTCTTGTGTTGGGTCATATCGATGCAGGTAAATCTACATTAATAGGTGCattgttatataatttaaattatgtaaatgatcaaatgctaaaaaaatatgagcAAATTCGAGAAAGTTCCAAATATACCTACATATTagatgaagaagaagatgaaagagaaagaaatataaccctttttaataaaagaaaagaattttttatattttatactaACAATGATATTAGTCAATCTTTTTATGACACAAtgaataacaaaaaatcatgtgaaaatatttatattgataaaaagATATTTGAAGacttatataaaagaaatgttATACATAAAGATATAGTATGCTTTCGTAAAGTGAACATTTTTGATACTCCAGGACATAGTGAATTagtaaataatttacatgCTTGTAGTTTTTTTGCAGATTGTGCTATATTAGTAGTTGatgcaaataatatttataataaaaagaatgaTGAAACATATAGAAATGTGTCTATATTAAAATCGGTAGGTATTTCAAACATTAttatagtaataaataaaatagatttatttaattatgatgaacaaatttttaatgatatatGCAAAACAATTAAGACATATTTTGAGtgtacaaaaaatgatagcATATATGAATTCGTTTGtgataacaatttttatttacaagaAAAGTCTTCACAAAATTTagttaataaaacaaaattttttgaaagaaatttaatttttatacccATTTctgcatataaaaatgaaaatattgtaaaatttgaaaaaagtaatataCCACTATTTAACAAGaattattctttatatgatgaaattaaatttataaatttaaaaagagATATGTTTTTGTTAAAAGTGTGTCATGAACATTTGTCTAATCCCAAAACATGTCAACAAATGCGTTACtacaattttattcataatgATAGTAATACAAAATTGGATAACCTTAATGCATTCCTTTttgcaaataatattttttataaccaTAGAAAGGACAAATCGGAAATATCTTTAAACCCAGTTAAAAAATCGCTAAACGAAAATAACACATTTTTAGGAATTATTCAAGATTATACAGAATCcaataatatgataaaagcaagtattaaaatattaaatggttttttaaaaataaaaaataattatacaattttaccatttaaagaaaaaattattattaaaaatattgagaaaaaaaatagcctttttaaatatattaatataaatgatttatgtgattatttattaagtaTGAAAGATTTGAATTTTATGGAAAACATTTCATTAGACTTACCTAATTCTACAACCACTTTAAATGGACAAACTGAAGGGAAAGATAAGCATGTACATAATACAAATGATtcttttcaaaataatttttttaattttattaaaattttatctGAAATTGCAAAAAATTGCACAGTTAATGAGCGTGtcaatataaatgatgatattGTAGATAACGtgcttataaaaattgatgaaaataaagtaaTGAACGGTTCTTTGTTAGCTAGTAATACAACAACAGATATTGAAATGAATTGTCCATAtactataaataatatttttacttataataaattaaaagctttaataaaaatgaatgatataaaaataccTTTAATAATAGGaagaaattatttattttattccttGAATTATTCTCACAAtgtaacaataaaaaatgtctaCTATGTTTATAAAACTAAAGATTCATCAAATAGTTATACCATACCAAAtagtaaattaaaattagaTTGTAATGAACAAATTTCTACACAAATTGGTgacttaaaaaattataagaaaaaaaaaaatacaattttttatgaaaaaacagaaaataaaaaatgctgTTTACGTAGTTATGATATAGGAATTGTTgaaatacaaattaataacAATACATCAGTATGCACACAATATTTCAGAAATGAActacaatattttatcacTTCAGATGgccttttttttaatgcttATGATTTTTTGTCATTTTCAATATCTCCTTTATCCCGTTTTATTTTGtctgaagaaaataaaattgttgcTAGTGGCTTAGtattgaaataa
- a CDS encoding NifU-like protein, putative: MIHLKNKCFHGRLWLKCKGPIHIYKKTNLYFYNYVNFSNKPFLRKGVNSMYFSTSNNLDYINYINEINNFIETFQNHSDNSISNEGNILPILQKIKNEPKYNENEEIMEIISSIKLLIEKRVRPIVVNDGGDIKFVCFDMDSGIVYVQLQGACVGCSQSEVTLQYMIKNMLTYYISEIKEIKNISKDGIIL, encoded by the exons atgattcacttaaaaaataaatgcttTCATGGAAGGCTATGGTTAAAATGCAAAGGAccaattcatatatataaaaaaacaaatttatatttttacaattatgtaaatttttcaaataaaccTTTTCTAAGAAAAGGAGTAAATTCGATGTATTTTAGTACATCAAACAATTTggattatattaattatataaatgaaataaataattttattgagACATTTCAAAATCATTCAGATAATTCGATATCCAATGAAGGAAATATACTTCctatattacaaaaaataaaaaacgaacccaaatataatgaaaatgaagaaattaTGGAAATTATAAGTagtataaaattgttaatagAAAAAAGAGTTCGTCCAATTGTAGTAAATGATGGGGgagatataaaatttgtctGTTTTGACATGGATAGCG GCATAGTTTACGTACAACTACAAGGAGCTTGCGTTGGATGTTCACAAAGTGAAGTAACGCTacaatatatgataaaaaatatgttgacatattatatttcggaaattaaagaaattaaaaatatatcaaaagatggaattattctttaa